A stretch of Oncorhynchus mykiss isolate Arlee chromosome 12, USDA_OmykA_1.1, whole genome shotgun sequence DNA encodes these proteins:
- the LOC110486870 gene encoding nuclear pore complex protein Nup85, whose product MEEVDVEPTTTPIPGFDSNQKHLGFVWGPGDILVYETIYKASGGSAGGCPFVHEVRKDEDIYSPILRKLFNESHHIFVGLQRIREDLPSKNKKPQFVSISKNYRSVIRACMEELQQVAVSTQDAAMATQYGNQVSILLAVELIWNLCEVLFIDAAPAGSLVLHLLDWVRLHKADVDEKAREVLASESPAEHQAYWDVVISYVLQGRMDEARQVLVKQAALQPAARVMFKLLDNLLMKMPIFNPGETQTLTEFDVKWRHWREEVDHCLQDQSFASNRHLEDICKILVGDEDVLLEYKELLSTWYHFLVTRLLFSHPTVKPTELHYYAQSSMHMFLDTRSVPEPLDSILLAAFEFDIHQVIKDCSIALNNWWFVGHLTDLLDHCKLLQSHNLHFGSNLREFLLLEYASGLFTHHSLWQLAVDYFDHCPEFGRVYLELQIERVPLDTERKALKVIRICEQRQMTEQVRSICKIMAKKALRNNRLGSALSWSIRAKDAAFATLISERFLQDYCAKGTFSDLDLIDNLGPAMLLSDRLTFLGKYREFHRLYGEKRFSDAAKLLLSLMTAKIAPHSFWMTLLTDALPLLEQKEVIFSADQTHELMFCLEELTSGKSVPTPDKPMQDEDIETTKIELLRLALARNLAMAIVKEGTVEI is encoded by the exons ATGGAGGAAGTAGATGTGGAGCCAACAACTACT CCTATCCCTGGGTTCGACAGCAACCAAAAACACTTGGGATTTGTGTGGGGTCCTGGAGATATCCTGGTTTATGAGACCATTTACAAAGCATCAG GTGGATCTGCAGGGGGTTGTCCCTTTGTCCATGAGGTCAGGAAAGATGAGGACATCTATTCCCCTATTTTGCGTAAACTCTTCAATGAGTCCCATCACATCTTTGTTGGTCTGCAGAGGATCAGAGAGGATCTGCCCAGCAAGAACAAGAAACCCCA GTTCGTCAGTATTAGCAAGAACTACAGGTCTGTGATTCGAGCATGCATGGAGGAACTCCAGCAAGTCGCAG TTTCTACACAAGATGCAGCAATGGCTACACAGTATGGAAATCAG GTGTCAATCCTGCTGGCAGTAGAGCTGATCTGGAATCTTTGTGAAGTGTTGTTCATCGATGCAGCTCCAG CTGGCTCCCTGGTGCTCCACCTGCTCGACTGGGTGAGGCTGCACAAGGCTGACGTGGATGAGAAGGCCAGGGAGGTGCTGGCGAGTGAGAGCCCCGCAGAGCACCAGGCCTACTGGGACGTG GTGATCAGCTACGTGCTGCAGGGCCGGATGGACGAGGCCAGGCAGGTTCTGGTGAAACAGGCAGCTTTGCAGCCTGCAGCCAGGGTCATGTTCAAGCTGCTGGACAACCTGCTCATGAAGATGCCCATCTTCAAT CCTGGTGAGACTCAGACCCTGACAGAGTTTGATGTAAAGTGGAGACACTGGCGCGAGGAGGTGGACCACTGTCTCCAGGACCAGTCCTTTGCCAGCAACCGCCACCTGGAGGACATCTGTAAG ATCCTGGTTGGTGATGAGGATGTTCTCCTGGAGTACAAGGAGCTGCTGAGTACCTGGTATCACTTCCTGGTCACCAGACTGCTGTTCTCCCACCCCACTGTCAAGCCCACAGAGCTGCACTACTACGCACAG tctaGCATGCACATGTTCCTGGACACGAGGAGTGTCCCAGAGCCCCTGGACAGCATCCTGCTGGCAGCCTTTGAGTTTGACATCCACCAGGTCATCAAGGACTGCAG CATTGCTCTCAACAACTGGTGGTTTGTGGGGCATCTGACTGACCTGCTGGACCACTGTAAACTGCTCCAGTCTCACAACCTACA TTTTGGCTCCAACCTGAGAGAGTTTCTACTGCTGGAGTACGCCTCAGGACTCTTCACCCATCACAG CCTGTGGCAGCTGGCTGTGGACTACTTTGACCACTGTCCAGAGTTTGGCCGTGTGTACCTGGAGCTACAGATAGAGCGTGTTCCTCTGGACACGGAGCGCAAGGCCCTGAAGGTGATCAGGATCTGTGAGCAGAGGCAGATGACTGAACAAG TGAGGAGCATCTGTAAGATCATGGCCAAGAAGGCCCTGAGGAACAACAGACTGGGCTCTGCTCTCTCCTGGAGCATCAGAGCCAAAGATGCTGCCTTCGCCACCCTCATATCAGAGAG GTTTCTCCAGGACTACTGTGCCAAAGGGACCTTCTCTGATCTGGACCTGATTGACAACCTGGGTCCAGCCATGCTGCTCAGTGACAGGCTTACTTTTCTAG GGAAGTACCGTGAGTTCCATCGGCTGTACGGCGAGAAGCGTTTCTCGGATGCCGCCAAGCTCCTCCTCTCCCTGATGACGGCCAAGATCGCCCCACATTCCTTCTGGATGACTCTGCTGACCGACGCCCTGCCCCTGCTGGAGCAGAAAGAG GTGATCTTCTCTGCTGATCAAACTCATGAGCTGATGTTCTGTCTGGAGGAGCTGACCTCAGGGAAGAGTGTTCCCACCCCAGACAAACCCATGCAG
- the sumo2 gene encoding small ubiquitin-related modifier 2 has translation MADEKPKEGVKTENNDHINLKVAGQDGSVVQFKIKRHTPLSKLMKAYCERQGLTIRQIRFRFDGQPINETDTPAQLEMEDEDTIDVFQQQTGGLY, from the exons ATGGCTGACGAGAAACCCAAG GAGGGagtgaaaacagaaaacaacGACCACATAAACCTGAAGGTGGCGGGACAGGATGGGTCGGTGGTGCAGTTCAAGATCAAGAGACACACGCCGCTCAGCAAACTCATGAAGGCGTACTGTGAGAGACAG ggGTTGACAATTAGGCAAATCCGGTTCCGGTTCGATGGACAGCCTATAAACGAGACAGACACACCTGCACAG TTGGAAATGGAGGATGAAGATACGATCGACGTTTTCCAGCAACAGACAGGAGGCCTCTACTAG
- the LOC110486879 gene encoding uncharacterized protein LOC110486879 isoform X1 produces the protein MALVFSLSTLMFLLITGMETSKSLSQGPELKQVIQVDSGKDAVLECSLNFNGISPGNVNIELVVWRRLDQNDLHKGGPVFKCNIFNQQSSNPRLQLNPKYQLPMPPANEKDKVVSLLVKETQPEDEGPYECVVNTDSGITHCNFMLKVTVLQYETSTEKEIPKNSYMSVAAVCVVVGSLAIGLLLLKLFQARRLRQDEPVTQEDSVVAEEPEDTAVPAEHQDRTVSVASECYQECYQECYQECYQECYQECYQECYQECYQECYQECYDSGTVIKSIQPL, from the exons ATGGCGTTGGTCTTCAGCTTGTCCACTCTCATGTTTCTCCTCATCACTGGGATGGAGACATCCAAAA GTCTAAGTCAGGGCCCAGAGTTGAAGCAGGTCATCCAGGTGGACTCTGGGAAGGATGCAGTCCTGGAGTGCTCTTTGAACTTCAATGGGATATCTCCTGGTAATGTAAACATAGAGCTGGTCGTGTGGCGGAGGTTGGACCAGAATGATCTTCACAAAGGTGGACCTGTGTTCAAATGCAACATATTCAATCAACAATCCTCCAATCCCAGGTTGCAGCTGAACCCAAAATATCAGCTTCCCATGCCACCTGCCAATGAGAAAGACAAAGTTGTGTCCCTGTTGGTCAAAGAAACCCAGCCTGAAGACGAGGGTCCGTATGAGTGTGTGGTGAACACTGACAGTGGAATCACACATTGTAACTTCATGCTGAAGGTCACAG tgttacagtaCGAGACCAGCACTGAAAAGGAGATTCCAAAGAACAGTTACATGAGTGTGGCTGCTGTATGTGTGGTAGTAGGCTCTCTTGCCATTGGACTGCTGCTTCTCAAGCTGTTTCAAGCCAGAAGACTCAGACAAG ATGAACCAGTGACACAGGAAGACTCTGTTGTGGCAGAAG AGCCTGAGGATACAGCAGTCCCAGCAGAGCACCAGGACAGGACTGTTTCCGTAGCGTCGGAGTgttaccaggagtgttaccaggagtgttaccaggagtgttaccaggagtgttaccaggagtgttaccaggagtgttaccaggagtgttaccaggagtgttaccaggAGTGTTATGATTCTGGCACTGTAAttaaaagtattcaacccctgtag
- the LOC110486890 gene encoding jupiter microtubule associated homolog 1 isoform X2, with protein sequence MTTTKTFQGMDPGAKSSSRVLRPPGGASNISFGTDETPPVRKNKLGSNIFLEPDDPHAHRRSNPPGGTAKGTLCGEPSAPLRRCQQPLLFPKNNETDEVITSINVPLGVEECQQANNDCPEEPEEKEQKEEAPQPSAPSGVAANAAAPSGRRNPPGGMSSLILG encoded by the exons ATGACGACGACAAAAACATTTCAAGGGATGGATCCCGGTGCGAAAAGCAGTTCCAG GGTGCTGCGGCCGCCGGGCGGGGCCTCCAACATATCGTTCGGCACAGACGAAACCCCCCCTGTACGCAAGAACAAATTGGGCTCCAACATTTTCCTAGAGCCCGACGATCCCCACGCCCATCGGAGGAGCAACCCACCCG GCGGGACGGCCAAGGGTACTCTGTGCGGAGAACCGTCCGCCCCCCTTAGACGGTGCCAGCAGCCGCTCCTCTTCCCCAAAAACAATGAGACAGACGAGGTCATCACCTCCATCAACGTTCCTTTAGGG GTTGAGGAGTGCCAGCAGGCAAACAATG ACTGCCCCGAGGAACCTGAAGAGAAGGAGCAGAAGGAGGAGGCACCACAGCCCTCTGCCCCCTCGGGAGTTGCCGCCAACGCAGCCGCCCCCTCCGGCCGAAGAAACCCCCCAGGGGGCATGTCCAGCCTCATCCTGGGTTGA
- the LOC110486879 gene encoding uncharacterized protein LOC110486879 isoform X2: MALVFSLSTLMFLLITGMETSKSLSQGPELKQVIQVDSGKDAVLECSLNFNGISPGNVNIELVVWRRLDQNDLHKGGPVFKCNIFNQQSSNPRLQLNPKYQLPMPPANEKDKVVSLLVKETQPEDEGPYECVVNTDSGITHCNFMLKVTVLQYETSTEKEIPKNSYMSVAAVCVVVGSLAIGLLLLKLFQARRLRQDEPVTQEDSVVAEEPEDTAVPAEHQDRTVSVASECYQECYQECYQECYQECYDSGTVIKSIQPL; encoded by the exons ATGGCGTTGGTCTTCAGCTTGTCCACTCTCATGTTTCTCCTCATCACTGGGATGGAGACATCCAAAA GTCTAAGTCAGGGCCCAGAGTTGAAGCAGGTCATCCAGGTGGACTCTGGGAAGGATGCAGTCCTGGAGTGCTCTTTGAACTTCAATGGGATATCTCCTGGTAATGTAAACATAGAGCTGGTCGTGTGGCGGAGGTTGGACCAGAATGATCTTCACAAAGGTGGACCTGTGTTCAAATGCAACATATTCAATCAACAATCCTCCAATCCCAGGTTGCAGCTGAACCCAAAATATCAGCTTCCCATGCCACCTGCCAATGAGAAAGACAAAGTTGTGTCCCTGTTGGTCAAAGAAACCCAGCCTGAAGACGAGGGTCCGTATGAGTGTGTGGTGAACACTGACAGTGGAATCACACATTGTAACTTCATGCTGAAGGTCACAG tgttacagtaCGAGACCAGCACTGAAAAGGAGATTCCAAAGAACAGTTACATGAGTGTGGCTGCTGTATGTGTGGTAGTAGGCTCTCTTGCCATTGGACTGCTGCTTCTCAAGCTGTTTCAAGCCAGAAGACTCAGACAAG ATGAACCAGTGACACAGGAAGACTCTGTTGTGGCAGAAG AGCCTGAGGATACAGCAGTCCCAGCAGAGCACCAGGACAGGACTGTTTCCGTAGCGTCGGAGTgttaccaggagtgttaccaggagtgttaccaggagtgttaccaggagtgttac GATTCTGGCACTGTAAttaaaagtattcaacccctgtag
- the sumo2 gene encoding small ubiquitin-related modifier 2 isoform X1: MTEGVKTENNDHINLKVAGQDGSVVQFKIKRHTPLSKLMKAYCERQGLTIRQIRFRFDGQPINETDTPAQLEMEDEDTIDVFQQQTGGLY, translated from the exons ATGACA GAGGGagtgaaaacagaaaacaacGACCACATAAACCTGAAGGTGGCGGGACAGGATGGGTCGGTGGTGCAGTTCAAGATCAAGAGACACACGCCGCTCAGCAAACTCATGAAGGCGTACTGTGAGAGACAG ggGTTGACAATTAGGCAAATCCGGTTCCGGTTCGATGGACAGCCTATAAACGAGACAGACACACCTGCACAG TTGGAAATGGAGGATGAAGATACGATCGACGTTTTCCAGCAACAGACAGGAGGCCTCTACTAG
- the LOC110486890 gene encoding jupiter microtubule associated homolog 1 isoform X1 — MTTTKTFQGMDPGAKSSSRVLRPPGGASNISFGTDETPPVRKNKLGSNIFLEPDDPHAHRRSNPPGGTAKGTLCGEPSAPLRRCQQPLLFPKNNETDEVITSINVPLGVEECQQANNVDCPEEPEEKEQKEEAPQPSAPSGVAANAAAPSGRRNPPGGMSSLILG, encoded by the exons ATGACGACGACAAAAACATTTCAAGGGATGGATCCCGGTGCGAAAAGCAGTTCCAG GGTGCTGCGGCCGCCGGGCGGGGCCTCCAACATATCGTTCGGCACAGACGAAACCCCCCCTGTACGCAAGAACAAATTGGGCTCCAACATTTTCCTAGAGCCCGACGATCCCCACGCCCATCGGAGGAGCAACCCACCCG GCGGGACGGCCAAGGGTACTCTGTGCGGAGAACCGTCCGCCCCCCTTAGACGGTGCCAGCAGCCGCTCCTCTTCCCCAAAAACAATGAGACAGACGAGGTCATCACCTCCATCAACGTTCCTTTAGGG GTTGAGGAGTGCCAGCAGGCAAACAATG TAGACTGCCCCGAGGAACCTGAAGAGAAGGAGCAGAAGGAGGAGGCACCACAGCCCTCTGCCCCCTCGGGAGTTGCCGCCAACGCAGCCGCCCCCTCCGGCCGAAGAAACCCCCCAGGGGGCATGTCCAGCCTCATCCTGGGTTGA